The DNA sequence CCAGGGCAGCCTTTTGATTAGCCTGCTCGCTTTGAGAAGAGCTTCAAGgaagcgggggaggggagggaggcgcTGCCAAATCAAGACGGCGAGATAAAGAAGTGGCCTCTGTGTTTGCATTGGCTACAACGGACTCGGGCCATAATCTAAAAATCAAAACTCTAAAGGTGGAAATAAACTACTCCTGGATGTGAAACAACACAAACTGACTTTGACCTGGTGGTCAGGCATCATAAATATGAGTAAACTGAAGCTCCGCGCGCTTCCTTACCCGGACCAGAGTTCAGGTACGGGTACATGTGTCCCCCGGGCACCTGCCTGGGCACCAGCCTGGGCACCAGCTCATACTGCAGCGCTGTGATCCTCCGGCTGATGTCCGTCGCAGGGACCGCTTCCACAAACAGGGCCCCGTCCTCCAGGCTGAAGCAGCGCACGGGCGCCCGGGCGTGCTCCTCCGCCCCCAGCAGAAGCGTCAGATCGCCAGCACGCTCCAGATACACGTGAGAACCctggacgaggaggaagaaacCAATCTGATGAAGCAAGCTGACCAGCGAACGCCTATTGATGCCCCAGTGCTCGTCTCACTCTACCTGGGAGTGACTGTAGGGTTTGATGCATACGTGCAGACCCGccctgtgtgcagctgtgggcGCCGTGTTGGGGCGCAGGTTGACGATGATGGCCCCCGTGGGATAGAGCCACTCTAGAGACCCTTGGGCACAGCGGAGGTAGACCTGCTCCACATCTCTGCGGTGCGACTCGTGGCTCAGGCCGCTGCAGGAAGAATTCAAGGGTTTAAAAACAGCTGCTTACTTTAAAAAAGGGGCGAAATTCCGTCAGGTTCCAACCAACATGTGGAAGAGATTTAATGATAGTGCGGTTGTGACGAAGACCAACCCTGCGCAGCTGTCTGCCAACAAATCTTTCACCCTGGACAGATGTGGTGGCTTTGTCTCTGATGTGCATGTGCAGCGGTAACACCAGGAACTAATTTGGATCATTAACTCATTACCCGTTGAAGGCGGGCAAACTTTACAACAACATGTGAAGTCAAATTTTATGACTCGGTCCTGATAAGCTATTTACTCTAGATAGGAACTGGACCAAAGACATTCCAGTTGTCACGCTTGCAAAGTCTTACTGGGAGAGCCTTTTATGTATTGCAAGACTTCGCGGTAAAtcaaagcaataaaagcagataaaaaataatatataactAGTGACCGCAAACAATAGCACAAAGAGACGTCTGTTAAACATTAACCAAAATGCACAAATAACCCCGAATGGAGATCAGAATCTGCTGAAAGAGCTCGAGCTAAagttcaaattaaataaataaataaataaataaagctcctTGTTACTGATaactgctcctcatcctcaccttcCTCGCCAGTTGCAATGGTCACTGGAGTACTGGGCCGCGGCTACGCACAGGAGAACCGCCGTAATCCAGAGCTCAGCGCACGGTGGGAGCATTGTGTGCGTGCCCGGCGGGTTGGGGTTCGGGGTCCGGACCCCGGCGCGGCCAGACTTCGCTGCTCCGAATCTCTGGAAACCGTAAAGACTCGCCCCGAACTTAGCTCCAAGCGTTCGGACTACATGTTGCGATGACGACGGCGGCTGCAACTCAAGACACAACCACGCGCTCGCCACTCTCCTCCAGGTAATACGTGCCGTGCGCGCGCGGTGCGGGACAGGAAACTTTTATAAGCCTGGGCTCGCGTGAGCTCCGCCCATTCTCAACGAGTGCGCGTGCCAGTAGTAGAGTCGAACCGAGCAACACGCGAGCTCTCGCTGCAAACCACGCCCACACTCCCAGGCCGCAACGGGCCATACGTCATTGGAGTCGTCGTTCAGCTGGACGGGCCTCGTGATAGGCTACTGTGGCCCGATTAATGAAAAGCATATGTGGGGAAATAGGAAACAAAGAGAGAATTTGATGCCGGAAAAACCGGTCTGGGCCAGAATAGGTTAAAACGTTTATTGCCGATCGTTTTCCACacaatatttctcttttttatatcAGCTGCCACCGACAGCCTGTGTGTGATGATGCGTTCACGGCCAGATGGATCTCATTCCCTCAGACGGGAACACACGCAGAACGCCGGACAAGCAGAGCCATATCACAATTCCCTGGAACAATCAGGAAAAAGTTCTGTATTCCGAGATTCTGACGGTGATGACAATTGCAGGACACATTCCGTGCTCCCTTCACAGTCCGACTGCCTCAACACAAtaaaattgttcttcagaaAAAGTCGCAAATGTGGTCTAAACGTCTGATTCGTTCTTTTTCCCGTGAGAAAACAGTCGGAACACAGAGTTTATTACTGAGTCGTCACATTCCCCCGCACAGCCAAAGCTATGTCACGCATTTCGAGAAATACCAAAACAACGcgccataacacacacacacccacccacacacgcacgcacgcacgcacgcacgccatCCGTTAAGTAAACTTGTGCAACTGTCACTTTTAGCTTTAAAACTTGCTTTTAAATGAGTATTTTTCTCCTACATAATGCAACCAAAGATCGTATATATTAATTGAAAAAAGCTGTCAAAACTGTCATACTTATGAGGTGTCATTCACCTTTCTGTGGATATGTTGTCAATTAAACTCATAATCTTAGAGAACATTCACTTTAAAAATGACAACTAAACCTCCAGCACAGGGATTATTTTCACAAACAGAATTTGCTCTTTATAAATCAAATCCAGTTTGTTTGACAGAAGCAGCTGAGAACAAACTGTTTAACATCCCTCACTTAGATATCCCCAAAATCACCCAGAATACACCCAAAATCCTTTTCATCACCTCGATTTTCAAGGATTAAAccaattaaataaaaaagaggatGTTTTATAAACTGTTGTGCTGACAAATTCTGCGTGAAGGACGCTTCATTATATTCAAacgaggaaaaaagaaaagcctctTTGATGGATATGGAGGCTGTAGAAGGAGTGTGACTGGAGTCTAAACTTGTCACCACGGGGCAAGAAGTCTGAGCTGCTGATGTGCCGTTTGACCCGGTGTATTCCTTCACCATGTGAAGTATTTACAGAACAGCTCAGCCTCTGACCTGCTCCCCTCACCCCTCCAACATCACCTGGCTCTCCTCAGTGAGTTTGACAGGGGGGGACACTTTGTCTgtccacacactcctcccttaaccacacacacacattacatttTCTCAGATTTCAGACCTTGATTTCTTCAGGGCTCTCCGCCCCCCCATATTTGCTCGTAAGCAAACTGAGAAGCCCCGAGCTGAATCTCTCACAAGCTCAAGTGTTCTTCTCAAGGGTAGCGTGAAAGCAATGCGGAAGGACAGAGAACAGCATCAGTCATTCAGCCTGCAACAGACTGACAACTTCATACCGGAGTGAGAAAACTGCCATGAAGTAACAGCTTAACTCGTGAGTTAAGAACTGTGCACGTCCAACACAACCCTGCACACGATGCATATCGAGAACGAGAAGAATAATGTTGCATATTTGAGCGATCAAAAGCAGGCTACACCTGTTAAAAGGATACATGATGGTCACAACTTGGCACTTCAAAACAGCATAATCAAGCCATTAAGGTTACATTTTTTGTACCTAATTGTATCTAAGAAAGCTTGGATACATTTTGAAACTATCATATTGTATTGATGTGTGTAGCAATTTTGTGTATCTGTTACTGTCATATATCGCattatacacatacacacacacagcgtgttGGGCTGATACATTTTAAAGTCTGTAAAAACAGACTTTTCCAGGAATGTGGTGCCGCCACAGATGGGTAAAAGTGTTCAACCTCTGCCGGCTTTCTTCACCCAAACACATCGTTTTTATCTTCCTCTTATCAGAGAGCATGtggcagtgtgtgtttgtttttacagattTATTTGATGAGGGAGGGTATGTGGAGCCTGAAGTCAtttgatgcgtgtgtgtgtgtgtgtgttttatcaggTCTGATGTCTGTGGAGAGTTGAAGCATAAACACCAAGTTAATCTCTGTTTACTCTCTTTCTGGGACCGTATAATAGATTCTCCATTAGAGCTCACTCTGCTCATCAACCCGGCGCTCCATCAAGAGGAATGGTGGGTAAAGAAGGCGGAGTCAGAATGCCGTCTAACCTTAAGAGGgctattttttttactttcagcAACACATATTTGTTCCAATAAATACAGTCAATAGATTGTATTCATATGCAGCTTTTTCACTGGCTGGAAGTCTGTATTTACACACTGATGTCAAAAATTAACTTTCAGGGTGACTCACGCTTATTAGGAATAACCAGCCACCCCTATTCATACGCAGGActatcttgctcaaggacacttcaaCATGTAGACTGAAGGGCTTCAGGGTTAAACCGATGACCTTCGTATCACTAAAGGGACCAATTTTCCCACAGTCACTAAATGCCTCCATTAAGAGTCTGACATGCATAAATATGAGTAAGAAATCACTACTTTGTTCTCATAAGGCTCATTCAGACAAGCAATCCTGCGACTGGTCAACTGGTTTATAGTCTCACTACAAGATCCTGTGGGCAGGATTACAGTAAAACCAACCACGCCACCAACCCAGGAAACACCGCAGGAGATTTTGTGGAAAAAAGGTCTGTTTACCTTTGTGCAGGAAAAACTCCACGCTCTGTGAGgtaaaataaaccttttggtGAGTATTTATATAATAGAACTATGCTCTCTTAAAGGGGTTATTGTTCTTTAGGTTTCGTAAGAGGGCCCAGGAAAGCAACACAAACGTGCAGGATccatgtttgtgtatttgtagCAGATGTAAGCCTGCGTCTGATTTTATGTGGTTGCACCAGAGGAAACTCTGGGCAAACCTGAGATTATAACACACACCACACTTTATAAGATGAATCTGCTGCGATGATGTCCTAATACCAGAGTCCACATGGGATTACTCAACAAAACACCACCGGGAAGCACCTGGAGTTCCCCCTGCCATCTCGTACACATTGAACAGTTGGATAATTTAAGATTTAATACTACAGGAAGAGGATTACAGCTCCGAATTAATTTGAGCGAAACGAACAAGCTGGTTTGTCAATACAGCCTCGGGATGGACAAAAACGAAACCAAACTGTGCGTTAAAAGTAACCGAGGACATGAATCAGACCCTACGATGTGAAATCGCAACTTTCTAGATGACTTTCTGAGTTTCTCACATTACTGAGGGGGATTTTTTGCTCAATTTGTAACAATGTTGCTCAGTTTGCTGAGGTCTGAGGCCATTTGTGTGCGTTGCCACAGTGTTTCTCTCAGGTTGGGATACGGACATTTCAACACATcaaattttttctttttcagaaatTCCCGTTGCCCAACAAGAATTTTCCTCCAGAGAGAAGCAACAAGGCTGTGCTTTGTTTTTAAACGTGTTTTGACTCCATGTTTTGTTGATCAGAGTTTGTGCTCGCCCGATTTCTACCTTGAGACACAAATCAAGGTCGGGTTGCTGTGTTGTGAGTCGCCCTTTGCTCCTCGCTGCAGCttcacagcaacaacagccacTATGGggccatttctttctttcttcttcacctgGAGCAGTCAGTTGAAATGGAAGTAATCGCTTCCTTCCTTCAGATTCAGGGAGTCCAGGTTTTCCTCCAGAATGCCTCCTGTCATGTCCTGCAAGTACAAAATCTAAAATTAAAAGACTATCAAACATAAACAGTCCTGGTGGTTTGTCTTTTAATCCGTGTTAATGTTCCCCTGCTGTGTTTTTAAGGTAAAGATCCAGGTGTTTGGATAAGattttgtctgtgtgtcagtgtgaatTAGAAAGAGAGTCAATGATTAAGCCCAGCTTTCCTTGTTCTATAATTCTCATAATTGCGTAATTAGTGGCCCCCGAAGGTGGAGCCATTGTGGAGTTAATAGCCGCACCTGGAAGAATGAAGACAAAAACTACTTTTGTAATTCAGCATTGAGTCGGCTGCGAGTGTCTGTAGGGATTATTGTCCATCCACCAAATAAAGGAATGGACACTGTCAAAGAAACTGACCGCAGGCCAAACAATCTGATGTTTACTCAAGCACCATGTGATCAGGGTGCTGTCTCTGCCCATTTCCTGGCCAGCTTCtgcaagtgagtgtgtgtgccggACACACACGGTCATTATGCCGTGAGTTTAGATTACAGACTTGAGGAACGGAGGTCAGAAGCTGCAAACACAGGACACACGAGCACATTTTCTGCTCACCAGCTTGACACAGATGATGAGAGGGGCTGAGGCAGCTTTGTAGTGCAGGATCGGTATCTTTGGCTTGGGTCTTTGCTGGAAGGGACATCAGTGTTGAACAAAAGGAGAATAAACATGCGTCACAGTCTGGATGCTGCCTCATAGAAATCAAAGCTAACCATTGAGTGTTCAGGTGATCATCTTTAGTGATCAAACTCACTTTAGATTCTTCATGTGTATAAAAACCTTTCCGGATCTTGTTCTCATCGACATCACAGAAAGCTCGGACCTAAGAAAGAAGAAATTGGTAGGAAACTAAAAAATTAAACTCACACATTATAAGTAACTTACcttcttctgattggctggactGAGGGATCTGTACAGCTTACGACCCTGCTTCCCAGCATTCCATATGGTAAAGTTCTCCCAGTGACTGAGAACTCTCTCCTGTAAGAAGTCCACTCGTAATTTCCAAATGGTTTCCCTTGAGTCAACAGATGATTAAAGAAGTACAGTATGTCAGTCTCAGTCATGACTACACAGGACCAAACCAATTAACAGATCCAGACCCCAACAACTTAGTTGTGTGCCTATATCAGAGCTGTGAGATTGAAAGGCCTTCTATCTGATAAAACCTTAATCTCAGAGACTTCCTGTTCTCATGTTAACagacttctgtgtgtgtgtgcgtgtgtattagagtgagagagtgagagaggggcAGAAACAAACATGGCTTCTTTTGATGGCAGTGAGGAAAGACAAATGTGAAATGGTCATCCAACTATagataaagaaataataaatgtagATGTTTATGACTGGTGAAGGAGTCTGTCAAGACAGCAAATAACTGAGCAGTTGacagaaagaaggaaaggaggagagtgcacagacacgcacacgcacacaaactaATTGACCTTGACAGCGGTGTCACATCCGTCACACACGTACTTCTACAGGATCTCTGGGAGGAAGCTCACAGACATTCACAGCTCCTCACCTTAACCCTCATAACTAAATCCTAACCACAACCCTAATTTAGAATCAATCTGAAcctgaaatgtcctcacttcaaGTGAAATTCAGTGGTCAGTATGTAGCatgcaaggacacacacacagctgaaaaatgtgtgtgcacgcatgcctgtgtgtgtataaatCCCATGTGATAACGTGAGATGCTAGTGAACAGCTGTGAGTAGGTGGATGTTCTCCATGTTGTCTGTCAGACGACACCTTATTTATAGGTCCGTGTACATGCGTACATGGTATATACATGCAATTATCTATACTTTTGTATTCGTATAATGTCTTACTCTATTAGCAGATTGTGGGTCTAATTGATTTAATGCTTGTGTCTAGTGAAAATGCCATCACAAAGTAAATGATAGGGACTGACTCGGATACGGAGTGTGTGGTTGCCTTCTTCGTGGTAACGGTACACAAGCAGGCACTGGTCAACCCTGAACACCCCCCCTCCTTGACGAATACTCTGGTAGAAGAAGAGCAAGTCTTCTGGGACTCCCTGCATGGGAAGAGGAAGACAATGGTCGGTGATGCATGTTGGTAAATGCGTTACACTGCTGAACATTGACCCAATACACTGGGTGCTGCTTGCACAACCGCACAGAGATACAATAAAATCCCTTGCGCGGGGTGTGGCCCCTCGCATACCGTCCGTTTTGTGCCTGCAGAGATGCGCTCTTCAAACAGGGCCAGAAGACTCATTCTAAAGCTAATCTGATCTCGGGTAGTTGTAGACTTTAGTTAAATATGCGCTGCTGAAAACTGGAGATCTAATGTTAGGACAGCGAGCCTCGAGGGGGAAGAACCAACTCATCCTGGGGTCCAATCTGGTGTTCTTCCTTTTCAGAGCAGTGTCAATACATTGGGAATTATTTCTGTATGAACGTTTACCTTGCCTCCCTCGTCAAATGGTCCAACTTCCAAGAACCAGCTCCTGGAGCAGAACCATGTCGGCATGATGACTGTGGGCCCGTGAGAAGTGTATATCTAAGACACAGTGACAAAGAAGGGGAAAACATATAAAACAAACCCAGTGATCAAGTCAAAAacatgttgtgttttatttctatGTGTGCCTGCATGTGCAAGAGTGTGTGACTCTTCTTAGCAAGAGAAAACTCTGATGCATAGCTGAGATTCATTAGGTATTACAAATAGTCAGGATGAATAAGTAAATTGTGAAAAACATCTGGATTCAGCTGGGTGAACAGCTGGACAGAAtctagtgtgtgagtgtgtgtgtttgtcctccctTCTGTTGTAATATTGCAACATTTCGCAGATGTAAACTGCGGCCAACGGGATGaaaaagtggaataaaaatgAGTTCTGGGAAAATGGAGGACACCAAGGGGGAGAGGACGACGGTGGTTGTAAGGAGTTGGTGGGGCACAGCCAGGTTTGGGACAACCATAGCTAACACGTCACAGATGACCGCTCTGGTTCCAGCTTCAGTCTATATATAATTGTGATAAACTGACATTTGAGGATCAcaaaagagagaataaaaatgTGCAGAACCGGTATATGAGCTAATTGTCATGCTCTACGAAACCTGATATCATATGAATAACCTGGTACGCCCacttggcgtgtgtgtgtgtgtgtgtgtaagggtaAGTCACGGCTCTTTTGTACCCCGCATGACAGTGTTTTGTTCATTGCAGTAATTACAGCAAATATTTACACTGTTAAAAGAAACAGTTGTCTTAAATGACCGCTTAAAATTCCTACATGAGGTTAAGATGAAGTTACATTTAGGTTGAAATCCCAGCTCACAGACATACAGATCCGCGACGTTTCGGTTTGGTGTGTTTATGCTTTTGGAGAGCTGTAGTGAGACACTGGTTGAAAAATTAAGTGAAGACTGTGGAAACCTCTGGGAATGAAATGTCCTGGTAGAGAGTCTTTATTGCTGACACGGCCCAAGCAGGAGAACATTTTCCACAAGCTCTTCAGACTCTCCCATTTGTCACATGTGCTCAGTGTGAACCTGTTctcacctgaacatggacaaaGTGCTGAAGTTAATGGGGTTCAGTGGCCTTTAATAATGACTTTCCCTTCCACTTGTCTGTCCAATTTGGAGAACAGCAGGCTGAATTAATTTGACTCATTAGAATCATCATTAAAGTGTGATCGACTCACTctaacaatgatgatgatgatgtgttcCCTTAACTGTTTTGAGCAGTGCTGATATGTAATCCACAGACATTTTCCACCGTCAGTTGTTTCCACCAACAACACTGTGACCCCTTTCCTGTAGTGAGACATTCACAGTCAGGCGGGTCAGGGTGGGTTTGCCGTGTGCTGCATGCACTCCTCTGACATATTTCCGTAGAAACTGCAGACAGCAGGTAtggcttcctgtttctgtgagCCCCGTGCTGCCGCCTGGTACGTGACCTCTCCCACAAACCCACCGCTGCGCGTGTTTACCTGGGAGATGAGCTGATCCTGACCGATCGTGTTGATCCAGCGAGTGTAGCGTTCTGTAGATCCTTCCGGAATCCTCTGAATTTTACAGCCGATTAGCTACGGTGAAACCACACGGATCAGGGACGTATCTAATGAACTTTTCAAACAAATTGTTCAAACATTGGCGTCTCTCCTTTGTTTCAATATATTtaaggcaaaaagaaaaataacaaaggagaaaaggagcGTATGAAGCACATGAGGCAGCAGagaatcactttaaaaaaaaaaccagaatcATAAAATAACAAGGGGTTGTTTGTGTAAGGCGGCAAGTCTGCTGTCTCCATGCTTGTCTCCCTCACTTCCCTTaaacatgtgacctttgacctctaacTCAACATGTCACAGAAAGTGTCAACACCGGAAAATCACACTGTTCTACATGCCAACTCCCTGACAGGACACACgttgacagacacacacacagccaaaacatttttatttttaattttgaggGTGGGGGAATGATCAGAGGTCTTGAAAACACAATCTAAAATTCGAATTTAATAATCAACAATACTTCAGGTGAAGGAGATCCAACAGTGGGACATTTACAAATACCGAAtgcaaaacatttgtttttctttgcttccaaATGACTTGATCACCAAATAgtgttgtcatttttaaaaatcttaacTAAAGCAGCTAAATGATAACATTAGAATAATGGAAAGTTCGACAGCATACAAATATTCGAGAGGGGACTTACAGAGTTTGGATGGAGGACAGATGCTTCGTACTGAAGACGAACCCTTTCAGGCAACATGACGTCATCCTGTAAATATAATGTGAACCACATATGACTCAACAAACTGCAGCTACTGATAATTATCATTGACCAGGTTTTAAATAATGCATAAATAATTACACGAAACAAGTGACAGAAACTGTAGAACCGTACGATTGAGGAAAAACCAAAGCTTATAAAATTGCTTTTGACATGGTCCGTTATGGAAGACATCTGGACAGGGAAATCAAAAAAAGCtgtgtaaaacacacactcaccgcATCCTGAAAGCACAGGTATCGTCCACGGCTCTGAGATACCGCCTGATTCTTAGCGTATCCCACTAAGAAACAGGCAAAGTGCTTATAAATTCAATTGCCATCATAATCTCATTCAACACAAAAATAGGGTGGTATTATTTTCAAAATGTCTGAAAATTCTTTATGaacataaaataataatcattattaaaacaagctaattagcttaTTAATATGTTTACTATTTCGAAGTAGCATATTACTTTTATTTGGCTGTAAAATACTTTAAAGTGCACTTCAGCAGTGTTCATTGTTGTAACTTCTTGCAGCATCTGTAACAATCATGGCCAAGAACTGTGCTGGCACACAAAGTTTTTAATTTACCAGCTTGAAAGAAAGACCAAGATAGCCACCCAACTGAGAGGAACTCAGATCCGCTGCTCTACAGCACTGAGAGGAGACAGTTGAGGTGCCTCAAACATTTGGTTGCGGTTATCTTATCATATTTGGCTATGCAAAGATTTTTCTTTAAGATAATTGCAAAGATGGCTGCAGGCGAAGCTAGTAATTACAGCTtaaactgtgtgttttaaaacactttTGGTCCACATGATCATTTTCCAAGATATATTCACCTCCTCTAGGATGTGCGGATTTGTGGCCAGACATCACTACCGATATGCCTCTGCCCTCCAgcctttccctccatccttccactGATGCCCTGGAGTCATCCTGGTGGGAGAACATACGGTAGGTGGACGTGAGCTTTGGTGAATTACTTCCTTGTTTCGGTACCTGCAAAAACAGACTCACGGTGCTGGCGTCATCAAACACAGAGAGCTGCATCGTTCCAGTAAAATCCTGCTGCATTATTGCCTGTAGACATTCATCCAGCCAACAGGCGGCATTATAGACTGGCATGATGATACTctggacagacaaacagacagtaATTATTAGATGCACACTCATTTAATGGTCAAGACGCATATTTCTGCTGGGATAAGTGAAAAATGACTAAAGGAAACAAATAATTCCATCATTTCCCTGTCGTTGAAGCAAAGCATTTACTATGCATTCATCGTTTTCTTTAGCGAATAggtcattaaaaatgatttagtAATTTATGACGAGACACCACCGACGAGATCTTTGTTCACCCACCACGTCCACTTCTATTCGGCTCTCTTCGTTCGTGGTTCGGAGACGCTTTGGTGGGTTCATTTCATCCATTGGGAAGGCTGACACCGCCAGTGTTGTccaaaaataaagcagttttaaaATTACAGCCGAAAACCGAGTATTGATGGTTGCCCGGAAGAAGAATTCGTCGCTAACTTGCTACTTTCCTCGTCCTGCACGTAAAAAACTGTTTTTCGTGACACATTTTTGGTAAATAACTTTTTAGACATTTATAAACAAGAAGTGCAATGTGAGCACATtagatgttgttgtttttttaagtctAGGGTTTGTTAAACGTATCAGAGAACACGAATGCAACAACTTCCGGAAACAATGCAGAACGGGTTCCTATTGGATAGTGAAGAAAACGGACACACAAGTGATTGGTTAAAACTACCTGTCAGTCATGTGACGTCACAGCGTCGACGTTCAGCCAGAGACGTTACAGTTCGACAAAAGAGCTTTTATTTGGTACGTTTACATATTTCGGACCATACTGTGTGTAAATGTGAATTGTTTAATAATCTATTatcaaaatacatttgaaaggaaaaataacatcaaaTGTGGTGAGAGAGGAAAATAATATTAACAAGGGATAACAGTATAAATTAAATTCTGAGTCCTcacattttctttcctcttgAATTTTGAGATCTGTACAATAAGTAGGAATTTTGCAGTTTGTAATCCTTGTTTCCATTTCCCCCTTCTGCCGTCTGTTTAACTTTGCATGCTGTATCTTCAGGAGGTGTGTAAGCCTCAGGGCTGCTGGAGGATAATTGTGTGATCTGGACTAGCGTCACACTTTTATAGACACTATActgaaaaaaacccccaaaactaATACCCAACAATCAATAAGGGATGAAAAGAAAACGTCCACGGACTTTATCAACAGTTTAattgctgccatctagcggtcaGATGGAGCAACTGCTAACTGCCTTCCAGCAGCCCTGTATCAAGTTTGTCTGAATGAACAGCGACATATATAAGGTCAGTGAAATATAACAGTTCCTTTTCTTAGTCTAACGACATCTTTGAGAGGTCAGCTCCATAGTAAATGATAGAGGCAGGGATTGAATACAGAATCAGGTAATCTTCCTCAGGATTAGTAGAGagtaaaaagagagagagagtaaagaGAATGTATGcagagaatgagaggaaaaaacTGAATAATAAGCACCCTGTAGAAAAGATGTCAGCCAAGACTCGAAGTGGAACATAGAAGAAAAGTTGTGGCTCCTTATCTCCTGTGTAACAGAAGTGCGATGTCAATGTAAAACACATCAATCAGTCGTGGACATGTTAGAAAATATAATGCAAAGACCTTTCATTTATTAGCGTAATACTTTATAACACTGTTTAT is a window from the Takifugu rubripes chromosome 17, fTakRub1.2, whole genome shotgun sequence genome containing:
- the b3gntl1 gene encoding LOW QUALITY PROTEIN: queuosine-tRNA galactosyltransferase (The sequence of the model RefSeq protein was modified relative to this genomic sequence to represent the inferred CDS: deleted 1 base in 1 codon); the protein is MDEMNPPKRLRTTNEESRIEVDVSIIMPVYNAACWLDECLQAIMQQDFTGTMQLSVFDDASTDDSRASVEGWRERLEGRGISVVMSGHKSAHPRGVGYAKNQAVSQSRGRYLCFQDADDVMLPERVRLQYEASVLHPNSLIGCKIQRIPEGSTERYTRWINTIGQDQLISQIYTSHGPTVIMPTWFCSRSWFLEVGPFDEGGKGVPEDLLFFYQSIRQGGGVFRVDQCLLVYRYHEEATTHSVSEETIWKLRVDFLQERVLSHWENFTIWNAGKQGRKLYRSLSPANQKKVRAFCDVDENKIRKGFYTHEESKQRPKPKIPILHYKAASAPLIICVKLDMTGGILEENLDSLNLKEGSDYFHFN
- the LOC101075324 gene encoding meteorin-like protein, producing MLPPCAELWITAVLLCVAAAQYSSDHCNWRGSGLSHESHRRDVEQVYLRCAQGSLEWLYPTGAIIVNLRPNTAPTAAHRAGLHVCIKPYSHSQGSHVYLERAGDLTLLLGAEEHARAPVRCFSLEDGALFVEAVPATDISRRITALQYELVPRLVPRQVPGGHMYPYLNSGPVACKPCSDEEVLLAVCSSDFAGVGSFEGAVTGPSGYASAEVSLSRLYRQKSSTFAWGAARGRRWRGRVNVPKQCGAPPEADVYLLTGSIHFGEAWLGCAPRYRDFLQLYRRAEGEGTNPCQVA